aaataaacaaaGGTAAATGGTAAAAGATTAGAAGCATAGAAAGCATCTGGCGTTATTTTAGCGGGGAAAGATTTTGGTGGATACTATCTTTGACTAGTATATTTGAGTAGCAATTAATGTCTAACGAATTACGGCTTGAAGATAACTATGTACCAACTTCCGACACACTAGTAGTTTTCAAACAATTGATGAAGCTGCCGGTAACGGTATTATATGATCTTACGCTATCATGGTTCGCAAAATTCGGTGGGTCATTTGATGGTGACATATATTTATTGACAGAAACATTAGACTTACTGATTGAGAAAGGCGTGAGGCGAAATGTTATAGTAAATAGGATATTATACGTATACTGGCCGGATGGCCTGAATGTTTTCCAATTAGCAGAAATAGATTGCCATTTAATGATAAGTAAACCAGAGAAATTTAAGTGGCTTCCATCAAAAGCTTTACGGGGAGATGGGAAACCTTACGTAGTAAAGCTCCAACCTGCCAAATTTATAGAAAATTTACAAACAGATCTAGCGAAAATTTACCATTGTCATGTTTACATGTTTAAACATCCCTCTTTGCCAGTGTTAATTACCAGAATACAGCTATTTGACAGcaataatttatttttgagtACGCCTAATATAGGGAGTATAAATAAAGAGTCTCTTTACAACAAGTTAGACAAATTCCAAGGGAAACCATTAATATCAAGGAGACCATATTACGTTGCATTCCCGCTAAATTCTCCAATAATTTTCCATTCAGTTGACAAGGATATTTATGCTAGACTAGTTTTGCAGAGCATTAGTCGAACGATATCagaaagagaaacaatCATCTTCAAACCGGTACAGAAAATACCCGTGAAATCAATACATAATATAATGACTTTATTAGGACCTTCGAGATTTGCGGAGTCTATGGGCCCATGGGAATGTTATGCTAGTGCTAACTTTGAACGGTCACCACTACACGACTACAAAAAGCACCAAGGCCTTACTGGTAAAAAGGTAATGGTTAGagaatttgatgattctTTCTTAAATGACGATGAGAATTTTTACggaaaagaagaacctGAAATTAGACGACTAAGGTTAGAGAAAAACATGATCAAATTCAAAGGTTCAGCAAACGGCGTAATGGATCAGAAATATaatgatttgaaagaatttaaCGAACATGTCCACAATATTAGgaatggaaagaaaaatgaagattCTGGTGAGCCAGTGTACATTTCTAGATACAGTTCCTTAGTtcctattgaaaaagttggATTCACTTTAAAAAACGAAATAAACAGTAGAATAATTACcataaaattgaaatttaatGGTAATGATATTTTTGGGGGATTACACGAACTATGCgataaaaatttaataaatattGATAAAGTTCCTGGGTGGTTGGCTGGAGAAAATGGATCGTTCTCAGGAACGATAATGAATGGAGATTTTCAGCGAGAGCAGGTTGCTAAAGGTGGTTTACTGTAGAAAACTACTGTGTTCTGTTATCGCttccaataaaaaaaaaaaaaaaaaacctatgcaaaaatttcagtCAAAGCATAACAAAACGAACCTTTTTTGTACTGCTCATTGAAGTATTTACGGGGCAGTATGGGCACTTGAAAGTAATTGTTCCGTTCTTCGATAATCTGTCTAGCGCCTTTTTAGAAATGATGTGATGGCATGCCAGTGAATAAGGAGGATTTTCTGTAGTGGTTTCCTCCTTTAAGACGGGACAGATGAAGATCGGATGGAAATGAGTCAGAAAATCTGGTAACTTGACATCAAATGGCAACTCATCTTTCGTAGTCCAGTCAACGTGCGCTAACTCCCTGATGGTTTTgtatttgatgaaaaattggaaagaaattaaaCCACTCAATACTATCAAAAACAAGGGAGagtcaaagaaaatatgtTTTGCAGCacaatattcttttataaATAACGACGTGCATTCTTTTAATTCCTTATTTACTTTAGAatcaatatcttcaataGGTTGACCTATTAGCGATTTAGTTAATAATGGTACGACGTTTTGCATTAATTCCTTCTCCCTATGTCTAAAGCAATCCAGGGGTGCGTTCTGTGTTATTTGGTAGTACAACTCTACCGGATTTCCATGCTTCACTATCTGCATTGCTGACAAAGTGTATAAATCAAATTTTAGGGACGATAAAGCCGTATGGTTAGATGATAAGCTTTCCATTTCATTGGAGCACCATTTCAGACAGCTTTCTGTGTCACCCTTTTTAAGATCATGTACGATTTGGCCCATCTCAATAAATTCAGTAGATTCTTTATTAGTAATTCCGTAGACATCTTTTAGATACTGGAAAGcctcatttttatttcctaATGGCATGTTGTCTATACTATACCTCAAAATATGGTAACCGATGGCTTCATTAACATTTTCCATTGTCTCTTTCGGTAATTTATTGACATATACGCTATCTATatcaaattcttttaatttgtTCAGCGTGCTTTTGTTGAAGCGATTCGACTGCTGAGAAACGTACtttatttgtttctttACTGAATGGTCCCATTGCCTCTGTGACTTGCTTAGCTTCTCAATAATtagttctctttttctcttaaacttttgtttctcCTTATCACTCAGCTTATTATAGACTTCTGGTTTTGATTCCTGAATATGCTTGTTTAAGTGCGctttcaacttctttaaTTGACTCTTGAATTCATGAGTATGATCAAGACATTTTTGAAGGTTTGTCTCTTCCAGATTGCTGTCGGTATAAAATTTCGCAAACTCTGTCTCAAAGCTATCTAGTAATTCAGACATCGTTTCTTGGTTCCCTACTCAGTGCTGCATCTCTCTTGAAGACACACTTATCTCATACTGAATGTGTTGAACTTTACCCCTAATAATAGAGATTCCTCAGCTTTTTCCCCGGCGCGACGAGCTTTCCTATGTGTGaaatgataatttttttaactttctAACACGAGAATATGAGCATCACCTATTAGTCgtataaataaataattcataacaaaatacataaattgtaataaataaaatgtgTTAAAAATACACACTATCATAAATAATTGTCGTGGAAACAACGCCACTCATTTGTTACTTGAGcgtttcaaaatttggaGTTACTCGAAAGCTCAGAAGCATGTTTTGCCTCAGCTACTTTTTTAATTGCCTCAGATAGTCCCTTATCAACACGAGCAAACATATCATAAACGCGCTGCTGTATTTGAGGACAGGCGCCTTCTACATGAATGCCGATGTTATATGCCAAGTTCTTTTGCTGTCCAGGTTGTTTACCCAAAACGCGGTAGAGATTTCTTGCTTGCACGAAATCTACATCACCTGGGGATGTTGCCCAATGATAAGGGATAGCTGGCCCATTCCATACCTCTTGGTGTTGTTGAATGGGTCTGTCCTGTTGGATATACGTGTACGATTTATCGTTGGCCAAATATGTAGGTTCTGAGCCGAAGTTGCCGTTAACATTCATCGGTCCATCTCTGATAGCGggattgaaaaatttagatGCATATGGACAGTTTACGGGTATTTGATGGAAGTTAGGACCTAGCCTGTATCTATGAGCATCCGCATATGAAAACAAACGGGCCTGTAATACTGGATCAGCGCTTGCTTCTTGGTAAGGAACCGTGGTACTGGGGGCGAAGGCAGCTTGTTCCACCTGTGCGAAGAAGTTCAGTGGATTCTCGTTCAAAACAATCTTACCCACACGCCGTAAAGGGAATTGCCCCTGAGGCCATACTTTAGTCAAATCAAAGACTGAAAATGGTAATTTTTTGGCATCGCGTTCGGTCATTGTTTGAATATAAACTGTCCAGGAAGGATAGTTTCCATTCTGAATAGCCTCAAATAAATCCTGCTGGCAGTAATCTGGATTGGATCCCGCAATTTTGGTAGCCTCTTCTATGGTCAAATTCTTTATTCCTTGATCGGTTTTGATATGAACTTGCACATAATGCCAATCTCCGTTTTTATTGGACCATTTATAGGTATGACCAGAATAACCATGCATACTACGGTAGTTGGCAGGGGTACCACGGTCTGAAAAAAGGATCATTACTTGATGAATGGCCACCTGATTTTCAGGAGTGGTGAGGAAATCCCAAAACATGTCAGCATCCCTTAGGTTGGTTTGTGGGTTTCTCTTCTGTGTGTGGATAAAGTGAGGGAACTTGGAAGGGTCTCTGATAAAGAATACCGGTGTATTATTGTAGACCCAATCTAAATTACCTTCTTCAGTGTAGAATTTGGTGGCAAACCCCCTTGGATCACGAACCGTGTCGGCACTACCTTTATCACCACCCACAGTCGAAAATCTTGTTAGACATTTCGTTCTTTTCCCAATTTTACTAAACATAGCAGACCCGCAGATATCAGTAATGTCATCGGTTACTTCAAAATAGCCGAAGGCACCAGAACCATGAGCATGTGGATTCCTTTGAGGAATATTTTCCCTGTTGAAATGAGCCAAAGAATCAATTAAGTTATAATCTTGCAAAAGCAAAGGGCCATGTTCCCCAATACGTTGGGTGACAAATGGTTCATTGATTGGATTACCAGTGGAGTTTGTCACAACTCTATCCTCTCTTACATCAGAGTAATttacttcatttttttcttgtccCAATTTCGACATCTTCTAGGGTTCCAAATTTATTTGTAAGTactattatatttatttaacTTACCTTTTAAATAAACCTacaagaaattcaaatgtACGATTTGGACATTACAGTGAAGAATGCTTTCTACATCTCTTTATATGTATGGCGATATCAAAACTGGTTGTTTCTCCAATTCTGTCACTGTGGGGATTTTCGGAGTTTATATTTGTTAAAGCCGTCCTTTTTCGGATTAAGGGACCCCACCAACTTGCGCGGCTAATTCCGGCCAACTTTTTGCATTACTAATTGCGGCTTTAAATAGTGGTTAGAACAACCGCTCACTTCTTCACGCAAGGACGTTTGACAGagcttttttcttcctctgtCAACTTTCTCTTTAAAATATTAGTTAGCAGCTTTTCATCAGGAATAACCTTGTAATTCTTGTCGATGGTTTCTTCACAAACTTGCAGCGAATCTATTTCGCTTTTCAAAACTCTCCGAGCCATAACATCTCTTAGTTCTTCCCTTGTTAATGAGTTTCCTTTCGAAGGTTTTTCGATAGAAACGCACTTTTTTATGGGGTAATCGGCTAGACGCTTCATAATACAACGTTTCCATGTGGCACTACAGTTTGTAGTGGCGCGGGCACCTTCTATCAATTGTAAACACTTCTTTACAATTCTCTCCACTTGCCTTTCCATTGCTTTTATGTCCAGTTTGCATAAACCTGGAATTTGGCAAAGAATTGTCAAGATTTGGACCAAAAGTATTAGTTGAGGCAACAATTCACCATTATTATAACAATCATATGAATCTAGTACTATTTCTTCACCTTCTAAGAATTCTTGAATATTGGCGTTATTGCGTAAGATATCAATACACCTGTCCAAAAATTCAGTATTCGTCTCAAAAGTCTCTTTTAACGCCTCgacaatattttcaagtaACACTTCTCCAAAATCATACTTCGAACCGTCCCATTCAACATACCCATATCTTCTTAGTAGTTCCGAATTTGGATGTTCTCCGTATATGTTGTACACTTgttcattcttttcaatatccCTCAAAGCAACCATCTTTAAACAGTTAGAGTCGTAAGTTAAATTAGCGTTGCATTTACTGGTATCTGCATTCAACATATCAGCAAGTGGAATCATCGATTTCAAGTAGCGCTCATTTTcaagttcttcttcactggtttcttcttcttcattttcatttacaCTACTATCTTGCATTTCCAAATCAAAGGAGTAACTCAATATAATGCTTGCAATATAGGCAAAATTATCAAACTCGAAGGACGTCGCTACACGTGAAAATTCTCCACCAATTTGTTTGATTGATTTAATAATTCTTTCATGCATCTCTTTGgcttccttttttcctATTCTTTCAAGGACAAGTGATGGTTTTAAAAGTTGCAGTTCATTATCATCCCAAAAAATTAACGCGTTCATATCGCTTGGTTTGTTCCAAACTTTAAAGTAAGGCGCCCATCGGCTTCTTTCTTGCAAAACTTCCATCTCATAAAGTATACAGATAA
This is a stretch of genomic DNA from Saccharomyces cerevisiae S288C chromosome IV, complete sequence. It encodes these proteins:
- the CTA1 gene encoding catalase A (Catalase A; breaks down hydrogen peroxide in the peroxisomal matrix formed by acyl-CoA oxidase (Pox1p) during fatty acid beta-oxidation) encodes the protein MSKLGQEKNEVNYSDVREDRVVTNSTGNPINEPFVTQRIGEHGPLLLQDYNLIDSLAHFNRENIPQRNPHAHGSGAFGYFEVTDDITDICGSAMFSKIGKRTKCLTRFSTVGGDKGSADTVRDPRGFATKFYTEEGNLDWVYNNTPVFFIRDPSKFPHFIHTQKRNPQTNLRDADMFWDFLTTPENQVAIHQVMILFSDRGTPANYRSMHGYSGHTYKWSNKNGDWHYVQVHIKTDQGIKNLTIEEATKIAGSNPDYCQQDLFEAIQNGNYPSWTVYIQTMTERDAKKLPFSVFDLTKVWPQGQFPLRRVGKIVLNENPLNFFAQVEQAAFAPSTTVPYQEASADPVLQARLFSYADAHRYRLGPNFHQIPVNCPYASKFFNPAIRDGPMNVNGNFGSEPTYLANDKSYTYIQQDRPIQQHQEVWNGPAIPYHWATSPGDVDFVQARNLYRVLGKQPGQQKNLAYNIGIHVEGACPQIQQRVYDMFARVDKGLSEAIKKVAEAKHASELSSNSKF
- the RKM4 gene encoding ribosomal lysine N-methyltransferase (Ribosomal lysine methyltransferase; specific for monomethylation of Rpl42ap and Rpl42bp (lysine 55); nuclear SET-domain containing protein); protein product: MDDFSRDTENFVCWLKTTAEIEVSPKIEIKDLCCDNQGRAVVATQKIKKDETLFKIPRSSVLSVTTSQLIKDYPSLKDKFLNETGSWEGLIICILYEMEVLQERSRWAPYFKVWNKPSDMNALIFWDDNELQLLKPSLVLERIGKKEAKEMHERIIKSIKQIGGEFSRVATSFEFDNFAYIASIILSYSFDLEMQDSSVNENEEEETSEEELENERYLKSMIPLADMLNADTSKCNANLTYDSNCLKMVALRDIEKNEQVYNIYGEHPNSELLRRYGYVEWDGSKYDFGEVLLENIVEALKETFETNTEFLDRCIDILRNNANIQEFLEGEEIVLDSYDCYNNGELLPQLILLVQILTILCQIPGLCKLDIKAMERQVERIVKKCLQLIEGARATTNCSATWKRCIMKRLADYPIKKCVSIEKPSKGNSLTREELRDVMARRVLKSEIDSLQVCEETIDKNYKVIPDEKLLTNILKRKLTEEEKSSVKRPCVKK
- the RMD5 gene encoding ubiquitin-protein ligase RMD5 (Component of GID Complex that confers ubiquitin ligase (U3) activity; necessary for polyubiquitination and degradation of the gluconeogenic enzyme fructose-1,6-bisphosphatase; forms dimer with Fyv10p that is then recruited to GID Complex by Gid8p; also required for sporulation; conserved protein that has a degenerate RING finger domain), producing the protein MSELLDSFETEFAKFYTDSNLEETNLQKCLDHTHEFKSQLKKLKAHLNKHIQESKPEVYNKLSDKEKQKFKRKRELIIEKLSKSQRQWDHSVKKQIKYVSQQSNRFNKSTLNKLKEFDIDSVYVNKLPKETMENVNEAIGYHILRYSIDNMPLGNKNEAFQYLKDVYGITNKESTEFIEMGQIVHDLKKGDTESCLKWCSNEMESLSSNHTALSSLKFDLYTLSAMQIVKHGNPVELYYQITQNAPLDCFRHREKELMQNVVPLLTKSLIGQPIEDIDSKVNKELKECTSLFIKEYCAAKHIFFDSPLFLIVLSGLISFQFFIKYKTIRELAHVDWTTKDELPFDVKLPDFLTHFHPIFICPVLKEETTTENPPYSLACHHIISKKALDRLSKNGTITFKCPYCPVNTSMSSTKKVRFVML
- the CHL4 gene encoding Chl4p (Outer kinetochore protein required for chromosome stability; involved in new kinetochore assembly and sister chromatid cohesion; forms a stable complex with Iml3p; peripheral component of the Ctf19 kinetochore complex that interacts with Ctf19p, Ctf3p, and Mif2p; required for the spindle assembly checkpoint; orthologous to human centromere constitutive-associated network (CCAN) subunit CENP-N and fission yeast mis15); amino-acid sequence: MSNELRLEDNYVPTSDTLVVFKQLMKLPVTVLYDLTLSWFAKFGGSFDGDIYLLTETLDLLIEKGVRRNVIVNRILYVYWPDGLNVFQLAEIDCHLMISKPEKFKWLPSKALRGDGKPYVVKLQPAKFIENLQTDLAKIYHCHVYMFKHPSLPVLITRIQLFDSNNLFLSTPNIGSINKESLYNKLDKFQGKPLISRRPYYVAFPLNSPIIFHSVDKDIYARLVLQSISRTISERETIIFKPVQKIPVKSIHNIMTLLGPSRFAESMGPWECYASANFERSPLHDYKKHQGLTGKKVMVREFDDSFLNDDENFYGKEEPEIRRLRLEKNMIKFKGSANGVMDQKYNDLKEFNEHVHNIRNGKKNEDSGEPVYISRYSSLVPIEKVGFTLKNEINSRIITIKLKFNGNDIFGGLHELCDKNLINIDKVPGWLAGENGSFSGTIMNGDFQREQVAKGGLL